One candidate division KSB1 bacterium genomic region harbors:
- a CDS encoding substrate-binding domain-containing protein: MRRFICYFFIMMVSLGCQRGEKSAVDGPTVALIMKTLNNPFFIDMQKGAEEAAERLSVNLIVQAAEREVDVEKQMQIIENLIQRKVDVICVSPSGSKEIVPAIVKANKANIPVLIVDTRVDAEALQEAGARIAAFIGSDNVEGGRIAGEYIVKKLGGQGKVAVLEGIPGHETGDARLKGFHQAVDHESGIEIVVSQTANWERDQGFNVFQNILQSNPDVQALFACNDMMALGAIEAIAAARKSGEIIVVGFDAVEDARESIQKGEMEGSIAQYPSAMGKLAVETAVDIINGQTVSEFISTKIELITKEKLTMNE; this comes from the coding sequence ATGAGAAGATTTATTTGTTATTTTTTTATTATGATGGTTAGCTTGGGGTGCCAACGGGGTGAAAAGTCGGCTGTAGACGGCCCAACCGTAGCGCTCATAATGAAAACATTGAACAATCCCTTTTTTATCGACATGCAAAAAGGCGCAGAAGAAGCCGCGGAAAGACTGAGTGTAAATTTAATCGTACAAGCGGCTGAACGGGAGGTGGACGTAGAAAAGCAGATGCAAATTATCGAAAATCTCATTCAAAGGAAAGTGGATGTGATTTGTGTCTCTCCCAGCGGTTCAAAAGAGATCGTTCCTGCTATTGTAAAGGCGAATAAAGCAAACATTCCTGTACTAATCGTAGATACCAGGGTGGATGCCGAAGCTCTGCAAGAAGCTGGAGCCCGAATAGCTGCCTTTATAGGTTCGGATAATGTTGAAGGGGGCAGAATTGCTGGAGAGTATATCGTAAAAAAATTAGGAGGTCAAGGTAAAGTCGCTGTGCTTGAAGGCATTCCGGGTCATGAAACCGGTGACGCGAGACTGAAAGGATTTCATCAAGCGGTGGACCATGAATCTGGAATCGAAATTGTTGTTTCCCAAACAGCCAATTGGGAAAGAGATCAGGGGTTTAATGTTTTTCAAAACATTCTTCAGTCCAATCCTGATGTACAAGCTTTGTTTGCTTGCAATGATATGATGGCGCTCGGGGCTATTGAGGCTATTGCCGCCGCCAGAAAGAGTGGGGAAATCATCGTGGTGGGATTTGATGCTGTAGAGGATGCCCGGGAGTCTATACAGAAGGGCGAGATGGAAGGTTCTATTGCCCAATATCCTTCTGCAATGGGGAAATTAGCTGTCGAAACGGCCGTTGATATTATAAATGGTCAAACCGTGTCCGAATTCATTTCAACGAAAATAGAATTGATTACTAAAGAAAAATTGACGATGAATGAGTAA
- a CDS encoding ribose ABC transporter permease, which translates to MAVKDFLAHYGRQFGTLLGLIGLSIVLWIMTPYFLTVSNLLNVAQQTSINAIIAVGMTFVIITAGIDLSVGSLVAFSGVVLASVLQAGVPLPIAILVGLGVGLSCGMINGLLITHGRIPPFISTLGMMSVARGAALLYTKGRPVSGFSENFRYLATGEIFHIPVPVIIMGVVYIIAHFVLNRTKLGRYAYAIGGNEEAAILSGINVKLYKTMVYALCGMLSGLAALILTARLNSAQPIAGNMYELDAIAATVIGGTSLMGGEGTVLGTLIGALIMGVLRNGLNLLGVSSFIQQIVIGSVIIIAVLLDMALKKQRK; encoded by the coding sequence ATGGCAGTTAAAGATTTTTTAGCCCATTACGGCAGGCAATTCGGAACTTTGTTGGGACTCATAGGCTTGTCGATTGTTCTTTGGATCATGACGCCTTATTTTTTAACCGTTTCGAATTTATTAAACGTAGCCCAGCAAACTTCGATTAACGCCATTATCGCCGTAGGCATGACTTTTGTAATTATAACAGCAGGGATTGATTTATCTGTCGGATCTCTGGTAGCCTTTTCTGGGGTTGTTCTGGCCAGCGTCTTACAAGCAGGGGTTCCTCTGCCCATAGCCATTTTGGTCGGGTTGGGAGTAGGTCTATCCTGTGGGATGATAAATGGATTGCTGATTACGCATGGTCGGATTCCGCCATTCATTTCTACTTTAGGCATGATGAGTGTCGCCCGGGGAGCCGCTCTTTTATATACGAAAGGGAGACCGGTCTCTGGTTTTTCAGAAAACTTCCGTTATTTGGCCACGGGAGAAATCTTTCACATACCAGTTCCTGTAATCATTATGGGTGTGGTTTATATCATCGCTCACTTTGTATTGAACCGTACAAAATTGGGCCGATATGCTTATGCCATAGGCGGCAATGAGGAAGCAGCGATATTATCCGGAATAAACGTCAAACTTTATAAAACCATGGTTTACGCTCTTTGTGGCATGTTAAGTGGACTGGCGGCCCTAATTCTGACGGCGCGTTTGAATTCTGCACAACCTATTGCTGGCAACATGTACGAATTGGACGCCATCGCTGCGACCGTTATCGGTGGCACCAGTCTCATGGGAGGAGAGGGAACGGTTTTAGGAACCTTAATTGGCGCGTTAATAATGGGGGTTCTTAGAAATGGGCTGAATCTATTGGGAGTATCCTCTTTCATTCAGCAGATTGTTATCGGTTCGGTGATCATCATTGCGGTATTACTGGATATGGCTCTCAAAAAACAACGAAAGTAA